Within the Thermosynechococcus sichuanensis E542 genome, the region TTTTGGCCAAGCTGGATTCCAAACAACAGGCGCTTGTCCTTGGTCATGCGGTACCAATGCCCGTGGTGATCCAAACGCGAAGTTATGACGAAACCTTCTATGCTGAGATCGGCGATCGCGACTGGGAGGAGCTACCTACACCCATGTTATTAGAGGCAGCTCAAGCGGCCAAGTCAGATCTGGGGATCTAGCCGAGGGCTTTAGAATTGATTCTGAATCAACTCTCAATGAGGAGAAACACTGTGGCGCACACCATTGTCACGAATACCTGCGAAGGGGTTGCCGATTGTGTAGAGGCCTGCCCAGTGGCCTGTATTCATCCGGGGCCGGGCAAAAATGCCAAGGGCACCGATTGGTACTGGATTGATTTTGCCACCTGTATTGACTGCGGCATTTGTTTGCAAGTGTGTCCTGTGGAGGGGGCGATCGTCCCTGAAGAACGGCCTGATCTGCAAGCAACACCGGCATGATGGCAGTGCAGTGGCTGGATCGCGTGCGGCTTTTGGGGAGCGATCGCTGGCAACAGATACAACTCACGAATGGCAAAGTGACGGCGATCGGCACCGACCTGATTCCCCCCGATTACTCTGAGGTACTGGACTTCGGCGGCGATTATCTCTCCCTTGGGGGCGTTGATCTGCAAATTAACGGTGCCTTGGGCATGCCCTTTCCTTGGCTAAAAACAACTGAGCCGTTGCCAGAAATTGGCCGCTATCTTTGGCAACAGGGGATTGATGCCTACGCCCCGACAATTGTGACTGCGCCCCTCGCTGCAATTCACACTGCCTTGAGGGTGATCCACGAATACGCCCCCAATGGACAAGAGCCTGAGGCCAAGATTTTGGGTGTGCATTTGGAGGGGCCATTTCTCAATCCCCAGAAACGCGGTGCCCATCCTCGGTCTCATCTTCAGCCCTTGAGCCTAGAAAGGGTGCAAACCGTTCTCGGGGAGTTTAGTGATGCCGTTCAGATTCTCACCCTCGCTCCAGAATTAGATGACAGTGGTGAAGTGCTGCCCTATCTGCGGCAGTTGGGGATCACCGTGAGTTTGGGTCACTCTTTGGCCACCGTGGAGGAAGCGCAGGCAGCTTTTGATGCCGGTGCCACAATGATTACCCATGCCTTTAATGCCATGCCGCCTCTGCATCATCGCGAGCCGGGGTTGTTGGCGGCGGCCTTGACGGATCAGCGGGTCTGGTGCGGTGTGATTGGTGATGGGGTTCATGTTCATCCCCAAATGCTGAAGGTCTTGTGGCAGTGTGCGGGCGATCGCCTGTTTTTGGTCAGTGATGCCTTAGCACCCCTTGGCTTGGGGGATGGCATTTATCCATGGGATCAACGGCACATTGCAGTGAAAAATGGCACCGCACGCCTTGAGGATGGGACTCTCTGTGGCACAACCGTTCCCCTCTTGGCCATGGTGGGGCGCTTGGTGGATTGGGGGGTGTGTGATTTTGAAGCGGCTCTTGCCTTGGCAACACTAAACCCTCGCCGTGCCATTGGTTTGACGACGGCGTTACTCGGGCAACCAGTGAGTCATCTCCTGCGCTGGCGATCGCCCCACCATTACGAGCGCTTGGTCAATGATCTAGATGCCACCTTGCTCAGCCACGATCGCGAGAATCATGAGGATGGCATAAATCGCTGAGCCAAGAAATCCCAAGATAAAGGCAATCAATGTGAATAGCTTTGCTTTATTCGAGGCATCCAATGCCCCAGCGCGATCGCCTGCCGCTAACCTTGAATTAACTTGGGCAGCAAAAATAATAGCGACAATACCGAAGGGCAAACAGCAGCAAATCGTGGACAGAATCGCTGGAACCATATAATTGGGAATATTTTCATTTGAAGGGTTCATTGTTAAATTTCCTTAAAAATCAGGTTTGAAAGGGTTTAGAAAATTGCCAGCAATTGATTAGCTATCTTTGAACAAGCACAGGCTAGCCTATTTTTTCTCTAAAGGCAATCATCTGCCTTCCACTTTTGCCAAGAGTCGTCCTCAGTCACCGCAAACGTCGGTAGGGTATGGCAAACTAAAGAGGAATTCACTTAGCTTGCAACACGGAAACTGATCGTGCCTAAAATGCTTGCCCGTTTCACCCTAAGTCTGGGTCTTGTTCTCCTGAGTGGCAGTCTGGCAACGGCACAAGTGGTGTTACCGCGCACCCTTGAACTCAATGCCAAGGAGATGGAGCAAAATGGCTTTATCGTGGCGCAAGAAGCCCTGCAACTGGCGCAGTTCCAGCAATTTCAAGATGCGTTGGTGCGGGCAAAACTGGCAGTGCAGTTGGCTCCTCAAGCCCACGAAATTTGGGCATTGCTGGGGGGACTCTACCTTACCGTCAATCAACCCAAGGATGCGGTGCCAGCCCTAGAGCAGTCTTTGAAACTCAATGATAAGAATCCCGGAGCTTATTTTAATTTAGGCTCTGCCCATTTTCGCTTGGGACAGTATGGAGCATCGGTGCGGGCGATCGAGCAGGGATTGGCACTGAAACCCGATGCCACCGAGGAATGGTTTAACCTTGGCAATGCCTATCTCAAGTTGGGACAAAAGGATCGGGCGATCGAACAGTATCGCCGCTCATTACGCTTGGATCGACGGTTTTGGCCAGCCTACACCAACATTGGTCTTGTGCTCTACGAACAGGGGAATATCCGCCAAGCAGCTAAAAACTGGGAACAGGCGGCAGACATTGACCCCAAGGCAAGTGAACCGAAACTGGCTCTAGCCACTGCCTTGCTGCAACTAGGGAATGAAGCAAGAGCACTACAACTAGCGGAGGAAGCCCTGCGCCTTGATAGCCGCTATGGCACGGTGGAGTTTCAACGGGAAAACCTCTGGGGCGATCGCTTGGTAGCAGATACGCAAGTCCTATTGGCCAAGCCCCCCCTGCGGGCACTGATGAGCCAACTCCAACCTGAGCAATCTGCCCTGCCTCAGCCCTAGGATGATTGAAATTCGCCTAGCAGAGATTACCGACTTACCCAAGGTGGCTCAACTTGTGGCGCTGAGTTTTCATCCCGGTGGCGGTTGGCAAGCCCTTTGGCGCAGTTTTGTCCAGTTGGGGATTGAGCAGGATTTGCGCGATCGCTGGCAGCGTGAGCGTCCCCACTACCACTGTTGGCTAGCCGTCCTATCCACGGGTAGATCTACTTTATGTGTGGGAAGTGTTGAAGTACAGCTCCGCGAGATCAAGGGTAAACCAAAACCTTATCTTTCTAATTTGGCGGTTCACCCTGACTACCGGCGTCGAGGGATTGGCCGGCGGCTATTGCACACTGTTGAAGCCAGCCTTTGCGCCACCTATTCCGATCTCTATCTTCACGTCCTCGCGCAAAATGAAGCGGCGCAGCAGTTATATGCCCGCTGTGGCTTTGAAGTCGTTGAGGAAGGCTTTACGTTTTGGAGAGAACGCAAATTACTTCTGCGCAAGTCCCTAGTGGGCGATCGCCCCTATTCCCCTTCAGCCATGTCATCTTGGGTATGAGTCACCCTATTGGCAGAGACGGCTGCCCCTTGATCGAGCTTTTGCCGTACCTGCTGCTCCACCTCTTGGGCAAAGGCAGGGTTTTCTTCCATGTACTTAATTGTGTTGTCACGGCCTTGGGCAAGATTTTCGCCGTTGTAGGAATACCAAGCCCCTTTGCGGGTCATAACACCCGTTTCTTCGGCCATATCGAGAATGCAGCCGAGATTGGAAATGCCCTTGCCAAAAATGATGTCAAATTCGGCAATGCGAAAGGGCGGTGCCACCTTGTTTTTGGCCACCTTGACTTTGGCGCGAATCCCAAATTCCTCCGTTCCCTTTTTCAGGGTTTGCACCCGCCGAATATCCAAACGTACTGAGGCATAGAACTTGAGGGCGGTTCCCCCCGTTGTTGTTTCTGGGTTACCGTAGGTGACGCCAATCTTTTGCCGCAATTGGTTCAGGAAAATCACGGTGCAGCCCGTTTTACCAATATTGCCGGTAATTTTGCGCAGGGCTTGGCTCATGAGGCGGGCTTGCAGCCCCACGTGGCTATCCCCCATGTCCCCCTCAATTTCGGCGCGGGGCACCAACGCGGCAACGGAGTCCACCACCACAATATCTACGGCTGTGGAGCGCACCAGTTGATCAACGATTTCTAGACCCGCTTCCCCAGTATCTGGCTGAGCCACCAGTAGGTTTTCAATGTCCACGCCGAGGGCAGCCGCATAGGTGGGATCAAGGGCATGTTCAGCATCGACAAAGGCCGCTACCCCACCGGCTTTTTGCACTTCGGCCACGGCATGGAGCGCCAAGGTGGTTTTCCCTGAACTTTCAGGGCCATAAATTTCAATGATCCGCCCCTTCGGCAGGCCACCGCCCAAAGCCAGGTCAAGGGTAAGTGCCCCACTGGAAATGGTCTCCACCTTCATACGGGTGGCATCTCCAAGGCGCATGATGCTGCCCTTACCAAAAGTCCGCTCAATTTGGGAGACGGCAAGCTCAAGGGCTTTGCGCTTTTCGGGAGAGAGGGTGGTGTCACTCATAGAAAGCTGAAGAAGTTGGCACTTTTCTAGGTTAGCGGATTGGCGAAATTGATCACTAAGCTGAGAAAGTAAATTAGATCAGCTTGCGACGCACAACAATGGCATTGTCACCCACCACCGGATCGCGGACAAGCTGCCGTCCTTCAGTATCCACAACAATCACAGTCTGATACCCCAAATCATGGGCGGTTTGCCAAAGGTTTTGGGCTAGTTGATCCTGCTTTGTAGGACTGAGATCATACCAACTGTTGGCCAGCATCAGTTCCAAGCGCTGTTCGTTGGGGGTGAGGGTTAGGGTGGGATCAAGGGCGTTGCTGTAGCGATCGCAAATGGCCAGCAATTGCTGGCGGACGGTGAGGCTGTCACTGACGAAGGCGGAATTGGCGATCAACCCTGGTGATGGAGTGGGTGTTGGTGTCGGCTTTGGCATCGGGGCGGGTGGGGGCGTTGCCGCTATTGGTGTGGGTGCCGGGCGGGGTTGCACAAGAACGCTGGGTTGGGGACGCTTGACCTCTTTCACCGTCGGCCGCGGGGGAGATTGAAACCAACTGAGGGGATTCAACCAGAGCAGAATCAGCAGTAGGGCGATCGCGATCCCTGTTAATGTGGCGCGGTTATAACGCTCCTGTAGATGACTCGGCAGCCGTTGCTGTACCCAGCCTATTCCTTGCCACCAGAGGGCTGCCCCTCGACCAACCCATGAATGTTCGGGATTGAACTGCTCTGGGGCGATCGCCCGTTGTGTGGCCACTCCCTTGAGTTGCTCTGTGGCCTTGTTGAGCAGTTCACTGATCCCCTGAAGGGTGGCGATCGCTTCCCGTAACAGCAGGGGGAAAAGTTGTTGCCAAAGGGTGGGCTTGGGGGTCATTGGGGAGCGCCAATCGATCGTCTGAGCTATTTTTGATCCTACGGCATCCTATGGCCGCAAATCGCTGCTGCAAAACCGCCGCTGACTGCTACCATGATCCCAAGACAAAACGAGATAACAACGTGAAGGGCATTCAGCAATTTAATATTGAAGGATTCCAGCGGCAAATTCGCAGTGCCCCCGTGCCTGTGATCGTGCATTTTTGGGCCCCTTGGTGTGGCCTCTGCCGCCTGATTGATCCCCTGCTGGATCAACTGGAGCAGTCACTGCCCCAACGGTTGCAAATTCTCAGGATCAATGCCGATGAGAATTTTGCTCTCAGTCGTCACTTTCAACTGACGAGCTTGCCAACCCTTCTTTTTTTTGATCATGGGGAATTGGTGCAGCGGTTTGACCCTGCTCTTGTGAAGGGGGACTTTCGTCAAGCGTTGCAGCAACTGCTTGCCCACTCGTTTCCTAGCTTGTCCCCTGTTGAATCACGCCACTCCTAAGGCCAAACGTTCCGATGAGGAAGCTGCGTCGCCTCAATCAGTTTTTAGAGGAACGCTGGGTGACCCCCGCCTATGCTGGACTGCTGCTGTTGGGGATGAATCTGTTTCTTTTTGCGGCAGCCATTAATTCGATGGCGGGTTGGCTGTACGTGATTACAGGGATCATTTTCGGTCTGCTTTTGGTGGCCGCGATTCTACCGCCGCGCTATTTGCGGGGATTGGTGCTGGAGCGAGCCAAGGTGGAGCCAGTTCATGCGGGCGATCGCCTACGCCTCACGGTCTTTCTCAGCAATGCCACCCAAACGCCTCGCCACAATTTGCAAGTGATTGACCCCGTTCCCCGTGGTCTCTGGTCAGCTACCCAGCGCGAATCTCCCCAACAGGCGATCGAGCGGCTGCCACCGCAGGAAACAATCACTTGGCAGTACGATCTCATCCCGCCGCGTCGGGGGATTTATGAGTGGCAACAACTTCGGTTACGCACTGCCGCCCCCTTGGGCCTCTTTTGGTGTCAGCGTTCATTTCGCGTACCGCAGCAGGTGGTGGTTTATCCACAGGTTCTGCAATTGCAACAGTGTCCTTTGCTGGATCAACTGGGGCAAGAGATCTCCCAAGAGTGGCGTGATCGCCGGCATCATCTTCACGTTGCTCAGGAAGGCATTACCCGCGCCTTACGTCCCTACCGCTGGGGAGACCCGTTGCGTTTGGTGCATTGGCGCACCAGCGCCCGGTATGGGGAACTGCGGGTACGCGAGTTTGACACCTTTAGTGGGGGCAATGCCGTGACTGTTGCCCTCGATACCCGTCCCCACTGGCGCGAGGAAGACTTTGAACAAGCGGTGATTGCGGCGGCCAGCCTCTACCTTTACAGTTTGCAACAGCAAATTCCCGTGCAGTTTTGGAGTCCGGCGACGGGGATGCTCCACGGTCAGCCAACGGTACTGCGGGCACTGGCGGCGATCGCCCCCTGCGACAGGTCTGCTGAGTATCCGATTGATTCCCTTGTCTGGCTTACCAGTCAATGGCCTAGCCCTCAACCTCTGCCCGCCGGCAGTGTCACCGTGCTCTGGGGAGAGCCACCCCCACGGCAGCAAGGGGCAATTCTCTGGATTGATCGCGATCGCCCCCTCGGCAGCCAATTACAAACCGCTGTCAGCTATCCCCTGCCTTAGGGCAGCGGACGCCACTCACCACTGCTGACAAAGGCAGCCCAAAAGTAGGGAATTTGCTTACTGGGATCATTCATTAACTGCAACTGCGCTTGCCGTAGGGCTTCACTGCGTCCCTTACCAGCCGCCAGATTTTGATAAAAGGCCACCATCAGTTGTTGGGTCGTCGTGTCATCCACCTTCCAAAGGGAACTCACTTGGGTGCGCGCCCCCGCCAAGGTAAAGGCTCGCCGCAATCCATAGACGCCATCGCCATTGAGAATATCGCCCCGCCCCGTATCACAGGCGGACATTACCACTAACTCGGTGCCATCGAGGTTGATGCCGGTGACTTCAAAGGCCGTTAACACCCCATCATCTACCCCACTCTGCCGTTGATTGAAGCCCGCTAACGCAAGGCCAGAGCGCAAGAGGGGATTTTCACCGCCAAAGGGGACATAGGCATTAAGGCCACGGGTATTTTGCAGGACTTGGGGAGAGACGGGCGGACTTTCCAAGAAAAATCCGTGGGTAGCCAAGTGGAGAACGCGGGGGCGTCGGGTTTCTTTGACTGCCGTTTCCGTGGCATCGCTGCCTGTGAGCACTTGCGCCTGAGGCAAGAGACTGCTCAGAGTTTTCACCTCGGTGGCTGTTCCCGGCAGTTCTGTAAATGTCAGGCTGCGCAAATCCAGCGATCGCGGGTTTACCCCCCGCTGGCTCCCTGCCACGGCACGACCACTCCCTTGACTAAACGTAGGATTACCCACCACCAAGGGGGGATTTGCAGGTTTGCCCCGCTGTTGTAGCCGCAGTAAGTCGCGGCCTGAGGTCAGCAGGGTGATTGTATAGGACTGCACCAGATAGCGATCCTGGCGATCCACCAAGGCCTCAAAGGGCAGGGTGTTCAACTGGCCATCGGGGGCGACTAGGAGATGGGTACTGCCCGCGAGGAAGGGTTCCAGAGGAGCCAAGAGGCGCTCATAGGCTGCTTTCAAAGAGGGCTTCGTTGCCGTAGCGGGCAATCTGGGATCCGCCATCCGCTGGCGTGCGGCTTTGATGACCGTATCCAGATCAGCGACTGTCCCCAAGTCTCGCCATTGGGGGGCACCCCTATTTTTCAGGGCATAGAGGGCATAGCGGGGGGCTTCCCAGCGGTTGGTTTTCGGGTTGTAGGGCACATATTCAATAAACTCCAGCAGCACGGCATTGGCGGGAATTGCTTGCTGCACCGCACTGAGGGTGACGGGGGTAACTTCCAAACGGAAGTTGGCATTTTGGCTCACCAGTTGGGCTTCCAGTTGGTTGGCCCGCTGTTCCAGTTGGCTAATTTGGCTGGCCGGGGGTGGGCGATCGCGCACAAAGGTGAGACTGGCAATCTGGGTTCGCACACGAATCAATTCATCCAGTTGCTGCTGCCCCGAGACATCCAGTTGATTGCGTAGGCGACTGGCCGTTGCCGCTAAAACATCCAACAACCGACCTTTACGGCGCAAAATGGTTGTCAAGGCTAGGTTGGCCACCGCTGGATTCTGGGGATTCCCCTGCAAATGGAAGGAAATAGCGGTGTTGGTGGAGTCTTGAAACGTGGCCAGATAGTTGCGTTTATATTCCTCGGAACCAACCACTAGATTACGGCTAAGGTTGACCTCTTCAATGTCAAGGGCACGGTTGAGCGCCGTTAAGGCCTCATTGATCGTCCCCTGCGCCCAGTAGGATTTTGCTAAATTGGCAAGACTGAGGGCCAAGTAGGGATGCTCGCCACCAAGGGTACGCTGCCGCAGGGCAATACTGCGTTGATAGAGGGGCAGCGCCGCCCCGTAATTGCCTTGGACTCGATAGAGTTCAGCCAAGTTGTTAAGGCTCGTAGCCACATCCGGATGATCTGTCCCCAGCACCTTTTCACGGATCGCCAAACTGCGTTGATAGAGGGGAAGCGCTGCGCCATAATTCCCTTGAGCACGATAGAGTTCGGCAAGGTTATTCAACACTGTTGCCACAAGGGGATGCTCTGCTCCTAAGGTAGGTTCGAGTAGGCCAAGACTGCGCTGGTAGAGGGGCAAGGCGGTGGTTAGGCTGCCCTGCAAATGGTACATCACTGCCAAGTTGTGCACACTCAAGCCCACATCGGGATGGGTCTTGCCAAGGGCTTGTTCACGAATCGCAAGGGCGCGTTGATAGAGGGGTAAGGCCTCGCCATAGTTGCCTTGATCGGTGTAGAGGTTAGCGAGGTTATTGAGGCTGGTGGCAACATCAGGGTGATTGGCGCCAAGGGCTTTTTCACGGATGGCCAAGCTGCGCTGATAGAGGGGAATCGCCTCACTAAAGTTGCCCAGTTCTTTGTAGGTGACGGCGAGGTTATTTAAGGTTGCAGCAAGAGTGGGGTGATTGGGGCCTAGAACCCGTTCGGCGATCGCCACCAATTCCCGCGAGGGTGCCACCGCTGCGCCATAATTCCCCTGTTTTTGCAACTGCTCAATCTGATTGGTGAGGGCAATGACATTGTTACTCTCACCGCCAAAGGGCGTTTTGCGAATCACGTCTAGTTCACTGACGGCGGCACGATAGCGCTGTTGCAGGGCATCCAACCGCTGCATAATATCGCGCAACTGTTGAGCTTCGTTTTGGGCGAGTCCCCGCTGGCAAAATCCGGTGGTTGTGGCCATCGCCAACAGAATCGCGAAACAACACCGCTGCCTCAACAACCGTTTCATAGGGCACCTGCTGCTGTTGCTACTTCCATCCTAGATAGCGAGGCTTGAAATGGGTTGTGATGTAACAACAGATTACAGTTATCTCCCAGCTCATAGCGGTTGTTTATAATAGAAGTGTTACGGTTGTTAACAATTGCCAAAAATCTCTCAGCTTGATACTGTCTCAGCAAGCTCAAGCACAGGCCACAGGCCTTTTCTAAAAATTCCTAAACATTAGGATATAGCCTTCCGCAGGGGGATGCTAAGTTATTTGCACAGTATTAATTCTCATTTCAATTCTTGTGCACAAGGTTGTAAATACCGCCGCATGTAAGTGTGTTCCAAATCTGTGAAATGATCTGTATTTAAGATTATTATCTGCGTCAACCTAACTGAGAACAATTTTATGGATAGTGATGGTTATCTACCGGAGATTCTTACCCTTCTGCGCCAGTTGTTGCCTTTGCTGATTAGTCTGTTGGATGATGCCTTTGCTGTTGTTCTCACTCGCCTTGGCTGCCATCTTCCTTGGCTAGAGAAGCTCATGCCTTTTGTCCTCAGTGGGGTGACGCTCTATGTGATTATTCATGGCGGTAAGGTGATCTACGAGTTTTGCCAGCAGAAATGGCAATCACCCCAATCCCCGAATGTATCCCCGTTGCAATAGTGTTAGGAAATCCCCACAAATCCCACTGCATTTTGGTAGTCATTTTTACAATCGCGGGCGATCGCCCTTAAGATCAGTATTGAGGCCTATGACCAATTGAATGTGAGTGTGGGAAGCGTACGGAAGCC harbors:
- a CDS encoding indolepyruvate ferredoxin oxidoreductase subunit alpha, whose amino-acid sequence is MAHTIVTNTCEGVADCVEACPVACIHPGPGKNAKGTDWYWIDFATCIDCGICLQVCPVEGAIVPEERPDLQATPA
- a CDS encoding CD225/dispanin family protein, producing MNPSNENIPNYMVPAILSTICCCLPFGIVAIIFAAQVNSRLAAGDRAGALDASNKAKLFTLIAFILGFLGSAIYAILMILAIVAEQGGI
- a CDS encoding CHAT domain-containing tetratricopeptide repeat protein, producing the protein MKRLLRQRCCFAILLAMATTTGFCQRGLAQNEAQQLRDIMQRLDALQQRYRAAVSELDVIRKTPFGGESNNVIALTNQIEQLQKQGNYGAAVAPSRELVAIAERVLGPNHPTLAATLNNLAVTYKELGNFSEAIPLYQRSLAIREKALGANHPDVATSLNNLANLYTDQGNYGEALPLYQRALAIREQALGKTHPDVGLSVHNLAVMYHLQGSLTTALPLYQRSLGLLEPTLGAEHPLVATVLNNLAELYRAQGNYGAALPLYQRSLAIREKVLGTDHPDVATSLNNLAELYRVQGNYGAALPLYQRSIALRQRTLGGEHPYLALSLANLAKSYWAQGTINEALTALNRALDIEEVNLSRNLVVGSEEYKRNYLATFQDSTNTAISFHLQGNPQNPAVANLALTTILRRKGRLLDVLAATASRLRNQLDVSGQQQLDELIRVRTQIASLTFVRDRPPPASQISQLEQRANQLEAQLVSQNANFRLEVTPVTLSAVQQAIPANAVLLEFIEYVPYNPKTNRWEAPRYALYALKNRGAPQWRDLGTVADLDTVIKAARQRMADPRLPATATKPSLKAAYERLLAPLEPFLAGSTHLLVAPDGQLNTLPFEALVDRQDRYLVQSYTITLLTSGRDLLRLQQRGKPANPPLVVGNPTFSQGSGRAVAGSQRGVNPRSLDLRSLTFTELPGTATEVKTLSSLLPQAQVLTGSDATETAVKETRRPRVLHLATHGFFLESPPVSPQVLQNTRGLNAYVPFGGENPLLRSGLALAGFNQRQSGVDDGVLTAFEVTGINLDGTELVVMSACDTGRGDILNGDGVYGLRRAFTLAGARTQVSSLWKVDDTTTQQLMVAFYQNLAAGKGRSEALRQAQLQLMNDPSKQIPYFWAAFVSSGEWRPLP
- a CDS encoding DUF58 domain-containing protein translates to MRKLRRLNQFLEERWVTPAYAGLLLLGMNLFLFAAAINSMAGWLYVITGIIFGLLLVAAILPPRYLRGLVLERAKVEPVHAGDRLRLTVFLSNATQTPRHNLQVIDPVPRGLWSATQRESPQQAIERLPPQETITWQYDLIPPRRGIYEWQQLRLRTAAPLGLFWCQRSFRVPQQVVVYPQVLQLQQCPLLDQLGQEISQEWRDRRHHLHVAQEGITRALRPYRWGDPLRLVHWRTSARYGELRVREFDTFSGGNAVTVALDTRPHWREEDFEQAVIAAASLYLYSLQQQIPVQFWSPATGMLHGQPTVLRALAAIAPCDRSAEYPIDSLVWLTSQWPSPQPLPAGSVTVLWGEPPPRQQGAILWIDRDRPLGSQLQTAVSYPLP
- a CDS encoding GNAT family N-acetyltransferase, whose protein sequence is MIEIRLAEITDLPKVAQLVALSFHPGGGWQALWRSFVQLGIEQDLRDRWQRERPHYHCWLAVLSTGRSTLCVGSVEVQLREIKGKPKPYLSNLAVHPDYRRRGIGRRLLHTVEASLCATYSDLYLHVLAQNEAAQQLYARCGFEVVEEGFTFWRERKLLLRKSLVGDRPYSPSAMSSWV
- a CDS encoding thioredoxin family protein, which produces MAANRCCKTAADCYHDPKTKRDNNVKGIQQFNIEGFQRQIRSAPVPVIVHFWAPWCGLCRLIDPLLDQLEQSLPQRLQILRINADENFALSRHFQLTSLPTLLFFDHGELVQRFDPALVKGDFRQALQQLLAHSFPSLSPVESRHS
- the nagA gene encoding N-acetylglucosamine-6-phosphate deacetylase, translating into MMAVQWLDRVRLLGSDRWQQIQLTNGKVTAIGTDLIPPDYSEVLDFGGDYLSLGGVDLQINGALGMPFPWLKTTEPLPEIGRYLWQQGIDAYAPTIVTAPLAAIHTALRVIHEYAPNGQEPEAKILGVHLEGPFLNPQKRGAHPRSHLQPLSLERVQTVLGEFSDAVQILTLAPELDDSGEVLPYLRQLGITVSLGHSLATVEEAQAAFDAGATMITHAFNAMPPLHHREPGLLAAALTDQRVWCGVIGDGVHVHPQMLKVLWQCAGDRLFLVSDALAPLGLGDGIYPWDQRHIAVKNGTARLEDGTLCGTTVPLLAMVGRLVDWGVCDFEAALALATLNPRRAIGLTTALLGQPVSHLLRWRSPHHYERLVNDLDATLLSHDRENHEDGINR
- a CDS encoding tetratricopeptide repeat protein → MLARFTLSLGLVLLSGSLATAQVVLPRTLELNAKEMEQNGFIVAQEALQLAQFQQFQDALVRAKLAVQLAPQAHEIWALLGGLYLTVNQPKDAVPALEQSLKLNDKNPGAYFNLGSAHFRLGQYGASVRAIEQGLALKPDATEEWFNLGNAYLKLGQKDRAIEQYRRSLRLDRRFWPAYTNIGLVLYEQGNIRQAAKNWEQAADIDPKASEPKLALATALLQLGNEARALQLAEEALRLDSRYGTVEFQRENLWGDRLVADTQVLLAKPPLRALMSQLQPEQSALPQP
- the recA gene encoding recombinase RecA codes for the protein MSDTTLSPEKRKALELAVSQIERTFGKGSIMRLGDATRMKVETISSGALTLDLALGGGLPKGRIIEIYGPESSGKTTLALHAVAEVQKAGGVAAFVDAEHALDPTYAAALGVDIENLLVAQPDTGEAGLEIVDQLVRSTAVDIVVVDSVAALVPRAEIEGDMGDSHVGLQARLMSQALRKITGNIGKTGCTVIFLNQLRQKIGVTYGNPETTTGGTALKFYASVRLDIRRVQTLKKGTEEFGIRAKVKVAKNKVAPPFRIAEFDIIFGKGISNLGCILDMAEETGVMTRKGAWYSYNGENLAQGRDNTIKYMEENPAFAQEVEQQVRQKLDQGAAVSANRVTHTQDDMAEGE